The Diospyros lotus cultivar Yz01 chromosome 11, ASM1463336v1, whole genome shotgun sequence region tatggtGCATTGAGTTAtaaaatgtggcattgtcatgcGTTTTGTGTTGTTTATATAGAATGTCAGCCTGAAatgttgtctagatagtgtagtcgtaattcttCAAGGGTATTGCCAGAATAATGTATAGGGATATCTTGTGCTGGTATGCATATGTGCATACCGGGATAATCGCCTAAGTTTCCATGTCGAGTCGTATGGGtaggaaagttgcactaggacgactggTGGTCCATATGGGATTTGAGTTGGGATTGAGTAATGGTTCCTGAAcacttttgagtgggaacgtaatccctgaCGTAATTATGGTAAGCCGGGTTCTTGCGTTAATGTGACTCTTCTGGGCCGGGAGTAGTAACGATTGTTCCTGAGGTGTTGGGGAGATGTGTTGACCTTGCCTCTCTTAAGCTAGGATCATGTTGTGTCAATGTGGTGATaatgcctttagagagattgctctttccccgtggtagggttaagcgttGTGTGAGATTTTCTTGAGTTAGGGCTTGCTGggttgtgtttgtttatttcatgtcttgcattatttcATGAAAACGTATTTTTAAACTCCcatttagatgatttatcatctaatatgaactatgtccctggaatattcaaatgttccaggtgaatgCAGCGGTGCGAAAGAGAAAGGGATTGCCGatgagtgacggcgattagtggatagtttataatatgtcgttttcaattatgttgtttattttgatgatgtcatgtaaAACGTTGGTTcgattttatattatgaataaagtgatttCAGCTATATTCTATTGAGGTTTTGATCTAATTTCCATATTTGAGGTAGTTTatctgtcttagtttattaatgattttaagTTGATATACTAAGAAGGTGTAACGAGATTGTTGGGGAACgatttttgtgttgagttttcgttggaaaaaaatatttcttcgGAATCTTATGTTACCTAACACCTTAGgagagtggggtgttacaatcgtaatataaatatatttgacaatttttttttacacagtAAATGTGTATTTTTCCTTTGTACTACGTATACCCTATCGATCTATGCTTAACTCTGATttattgatgttaaaaaaaaatattgttatataCATGTGACATTGTACATAAAATAActgatttgatttaatttcaaTCTTCATGGAAATTATTCGCCTCATCTTTCTGAAATTGTCATTCATCTTTTAGTGGCGATATTAATGCTCTCAAAAGTAATTAATGTTAACATATTAGAGTGTTGAAAAGCACAGAAATACCCTTCTCCTAAAGTGGAAAATATTGCTGGGAGAAGAGCACAAGTAGGGTACTTTTgtctttttaaatattctttcaAGCATATTTCCTTTTGTACGTGCTAATATCAccaccaaaattaaaaaaaacccaTCTAATTAACATTATGGCTTTCTTAGAGACGGACTGGACAGGGAGAGCTATTTTGTTCACTCCTTTAACAGGATGACCATCGTCCTCACTATTTTTGTGAGAGTGAAAAGTAACGAAACAGTATGAGAAAATTTTTGATTGTcgttctattattttttacccTCAAAAAACAATAAGGATGATGATCACCCCGTGAAAGGGGGCGAACAAAATCGAGCCATTTTTACTTAAACGTCTTATAGTTGTTACCcataagaaagagaaaagaaagagcaaACCATGGGATTACATCATTGTTGCTTCATCATGATGTACACAGCAAGCAAATGTTAACCGCCAAAGTTGTAATTAACATACATTACTAGAATGATTAGGATAAAGAAGCTGCTAATTAAGCGGCGCCCATAATTAAGATGCTAATCATTACCAAACAGTGGTAccgatcatatatatatatatatatatacatatgcacacTTTAAATATTATACAACAAACACAATGATTGAATTAACAGTAACACACCCCCAGCTAATTAATGGAAAATTCTGGTGCAATAATAGCCAGCTTTAGCAACAACTCAATATACCTAGCTAGCCTGCCCTTCAcgatgataatatatataagatacatatatatatacagatatatatatatatgttcttagtTAATTGCTTGGAACCCAGCAACCATGCAGCCCATATGGAAGGCCATAAGGGAACTCGGCTCTAGCTATTTCTTCAAATGTCGATCCATCTAATAACAAAGCATATCCTTCTCCATTCTTGTCACTAATCATCGAGATCACAACCCCTGCAAACCATGCACGTATACGTCGTTAGGAGTAATACCCTCTCTCTGATCTATATATAGACAACTGCTTAGCAAATCATcgattttgttttcttttttctttttcattgcaAAATTTCAACTCAACAGAGGTAAAGACAAAGCCACCTAGAAATTACTCACCGTCGTCTTCCTCTGTTGCGCCTGGTCTGGGCACGAAGAGTGGCTCCGAGGGCACGGAACCCTCGTCGTACCAGTTCTTTGCCTTCTTCTCGAATAAATCAAGCTGTGGCATATATAGTTGATGAATAATGAATCTCTCCTCCATCGTTCAAAGATCGatgacaaaaaagaagaaaaaagaacaaagctCAAGCCCCAGTTGAGATGAGCGACTTTTCTTACCTTTGTTAGGGTGTTGGGGAAATTGCAAGGGCGATGGGCACCACAAGCATAGGCATATCTATATTTCTTGCCCAAATAGGCGGGGTTGATGCTACACATGTCCATTCCCCTCCCATGTTCGTCTGGATCTAATGCTGCCTCCAGCTTCCCGTATGGACTCCCATCCAAGGGTATTACGAATCGGCCAACCCTGTAACATGCCACGAGTATTTTTAATACTAAGGATACAATTATAAATAGGGAAGTAACTGATAAAGATATttttagaattcatatttgtAATCTATCTGCACTAATTGATGAGATTAGTCGACTTTGTATTGTTGTGTGACGTTTATATATACTGCGTACCTTGCATCTGGCAAGACATCTTGGCCAAAGAATGACCGGAGATTCTGCAGCCTGAGTTTGTCGAGGATGGTCGTGTCGGCGTTGTGCTCGCAGCAGTCGGCGACGATGGCCGTCACTCTCCCGTCTTCGTCTTGCTCCTCGTATGCATTGATGAAATGGAAGGTCACGTACAGAGGAACTTCCACAGTCGCCACCTTTGGACGGAgaacaaaatgtaaattttacgTAAAGGCCAATCGCTTTGTCTAATATTAAGGTCAAACAataacacttttattatttaatttgccGATCTAATATTCTTGATTACACCTTGTAATTAGCTGATGCAATTGGAGCCAAACAAATCATGCCCTTATTACAAAAACATGCCcatcacacatatatattgctAACAAATAATTAATCCGTCTAAGCACAACTTTGCTTTGAAATGccacttaatatatatatgtatatgtatgtatatcatGACCTAATCCCATATTTTATAACCTTTACTAGTAGATTACAAGTATAGTAATCCAATACTATTAAGTTGGAAGTTTGTTAATGAATATTCTATCATGTAGATTTTTTATTAAACCTGATATAATCACCTTGGGCTAacaataagagagagagagagagaggactcACAATATTGCCACTGGCCTTGCACATAACATGCACGAACCCTTTGTTCTTAGGGTGCCACTCAAACTTGTAAAGTGGTGTGGGCTCAGCCTTGAGCAAGTTTTGGGCACAGTACCTCAATGGCATCTCCGGCACCACTACGTAGTGTTCCGTCACAGGAAAAGAATGCACCCACCCTGGCGCCGGTCCCCCTCTACAATTCACCCTCCCGATCACCTTCCTCTCGTTCGTCCCGGGTTCCATCCTCACCACCAAGTACCCGGGCTTCACCAAGTCCGGCAACAGCGTCAAAAACTCGGTATCAGTGACGATCGGATGGGCAGAGTGAATCAGGCCTCCCAAATTGTCACTATACTCAAACTTCCCTATCGTTTCCAACGTGTTTGGATCAATCACTATTGACCCTTTGATGGTCTCCGTCAGGCAAACCACCCTGCCGTCCCCTAGCTTCACGACGCCAGTGTTGGCGTTATCGGTTAACGATGCCCCGGAAAATAGGTTGGCCAGGTCTCCGATGTAGGACAGGAAGCTGTCCGGCTTGGGTACCTCGGAGAACTCGCGGTAGCAGAGCTTGTTGTTCCTCTTGGCCGCCTTATAGGCCTCGGACTCGATTTGCCGGTGACCCATTACTAGCCTGCCGCCGGCGAAGTGAAGCCTGACCAGGGTGGCGTAGCCGTCGAAGAGGTGCCGGAAGTTGTAGTCACCGAGGTGCCACAGTCCCGGGCCATTCCTTAGATATGTTCCATTCTGCAAGAAACATGGAAGAAgacattataaattaaatttgtagaATTTTTTGTACAACGATTCTGTGAATGTTCTTTCTTAATGCAAACCATACATACCTTATAATCTACATCTTTAAATATTTTCGtgtggaaaaaaattaataaaagttaaagCAATAGAAAATGTAATTGGAATGAGAGCTACACGTGGATAGAATCTCAAAAACTTAATCCTCGACCCACTTACacatataaaagaatttttctCGTCGTTTCTGATTATTTGTGCGAGTCCATGCAGACATAGGAACAAgttaattatattattcatGTTTAACTACTGACATAATCACACACGATTAAACTAATTTCTTAATTAGGTTCACGGATTATCTGCCTTCGTTGGAATATTATCAGATTATTCTGtgaatcttgaaaattttctatgtatattatatatatatatacatattcttgtgacataatattttcatatttattaatttgtacGCTGCCTATTTGGTTCGCTTAGTCATCATCGTCATTTTCAACAGGTATAGGAAAAACCAATGAGAAGGAACAACAAAAGTTCTTATTTTCTGGGAAAATAATGATCACTTTTCCTCGATAAGAAATCGTGAAACTCTAGTAACCGAAATTatacaagaagaaagaagatgaaggtgAGGAGAAGATTTGTTATagtacgtatatatatacacaatcacatatctgatatatatatacatatatatatttataaccaAGAAATCACACGAACTTACCAGCCAGAGAGGGATTTCGCCTTGGACGGCGAGCTCCCCCTCCCATCTCTCCTGCCGGACGCTTGTCCACGCTCTCAGCCTCCGGCCACCGGCGTCAGTTTCTTTCCGGGGTGGCGGAACAGAGACTGCCGGCAATTTGCTGGCGACGCCAGGGATGGTTAGGTCCCGGGACCTGTGTTTTTGAGACAAAAAGGACTTCCCGAAGATAGCATCATCTCTGGCATTCCTCAGCCAATCGGAAAACGGCGGCAGAACGTTGGTCCTGGTGGCTGAGAATGCTAGGGAAGCCATAGAGAGAGTGACTAGCTAGCTAGACCTAGATGGTATCGACCAAGATTCCAAGACTTGTCTTGTGGTAGAGTTGGGAGTTGGATGGTGTATTTATAGGATCTTAGAAATGGTGTATTTATaggagaaggaaaaggaaaagaaaataattgagcGTAGTCAGGTATCTGGTTGTTGGAATTCTAGCACACTAGAAGACAGCGGAATATGATCAAGGATACCACAATTTAACTATGTGAAAACCACTATCTTAGCCAATAGGTGATTGCCACCATCACTATGTTAAGAGACTATGCatgtgatatatatgtatatatgtgtgtgtgtgtgtgtgtgtgtgtgtgtgtgtggatacACGTATTCAtaggaaattta contains the following coding sequences:
- the LOC127813530 gene encoding carotenoid cleavage dioxygenase 8 homolog B, chloroplastic, with protein sequence MASLAFSATRTNVLPPFSDWLRNARDDAIFGKSFLSQKHRSRDLTIPGVASKLPAVSVPPPRKETDAGGRRLRAWTSVRQERWEGELAVQGEIPLWLNGTYLRNGPGLWHLGDYNFRHLFDGYATLVRLHFAGGRLVMGHRQIESEAYKAAKRNNKLCYREFSEVPKPDSFLSYIGDLANLFSGASLTDNANTGVVKLGDGRVVCLTETIKGSIVIDPNTLETIGKFEYSDNLGGLIHSAHPIVTDTEFLTLLPDLVKPGYLVVRMEPGTNERKVIGRVNCRGGPAPGWVHSFPVTEHYVVVPEMPLRYCAQNLLKAEPTPLYKFEWHPKNKGFVHVMCKASGNIVATVEVPLYVTFHFINAYEEQDEDGRVTAIVADCCEHNADTTILDKLRLQNLRSFFGQDVLPDARVGRFVIPLDGSPYGKLEAALDPDEHGRGMDMCSINPAYLGKKYRYAYACGAHRPCNFPNTLTKLDLFEKKAKNWYDEGSVPSEPLFVPRPGATEEDDGVVISMISDKNGEGYALLLDGSTFEEIARAEFPYGLPYGLHGCWVPSN